Part of the Besnoitia besnoiti strain Bb-Ger1 chromosome Unknown contig00015, whole genome shotgun sequence genome is shown below.
CGGACAGCTGCACGGACGTCAACGAATGCGCGGACGGAAGCGCTGGCTGCTCGGCAGATGCGACGTGCACCAACATCCCTGGCTCCTACACATGCGCGTGCAACGACGGGTTCTCCGGGGACGGAAAGACCTGCACGGACAACGACGAGTGCGCAGCCAACCCGTGCCACCAGTCTGCAACCTGCGAGAACGCGGCCGGATCGTACACGTGCACATGCAACCCAGGGTTCTCCGGCGACGGAAAGACATGCACGGACATCAACGAGTGCGCGGATAACGAAGACGCGTGCGGCGAGCACACCGAATGCCACAACACTCCAGGCAGCTGGGTGTGCCGCTGTCTGTCCGGCTACGGCAACATGGATGACAGCCGCACGTGCCACGACATCGACGAGTGCGCAGTTACTCCCGAGCTGACCCCGGCCAACGCCTCATGCAAGAACACCGAAGGCGGTTTCGAGTGGGAGTGCAACGCCGGCTACGAGCGCCGGGGCCTGGGGTGCCAGAAGATCAACTTCTGCGCGCAGAGCAACTGCTCCCCTCACGCCACCTGCCAGGAAGTCAACAACGGAACGAGCTACGAATGCACGTGCATTGAAGGATACGTCGGAGATGGcctgggcgccggcggatgCCAGGACCGCGACGAATGCCAAACAGAGAACAACTGCTCGTCTCCTGCCGAAGGCGGTGTCTGCACAAACACTCCGGGGTCCTACtcgtgcggctgcagcgacggaTACGAGCTTCTCCCCACCGGCAAGTGCCAGGACATCGACGAGTGTGCCAGCAAACACGCTTGCCACGCGAGTGCGGAGTGCAAGAACACGGCGGGCAGCTACGAGTGCGCGTGCAAGACTGGATTCCAGGGCGATGGGCGCTCATGCGAAGACGTCGACGAGTGCGCGACCAACGCGCACCAGTGCGGCGTCCACGCGACTTGCACCAACACGGTCGGCAGCTACGTGTGCACCTGCGCGGAAGGATTCGCGCACAACGAAGGCGATGCGTTCGCGTGCCACGACATCGACGAGTGCGCGTTGAAGAAGAGCGACTGCTCCCCCCACGCCACCTGTAAGAACGTGGAGGGCTCGTTTGAGTGCACGTGCAACGACGGATTCGAAGGCAACGGAAAGGAATGCAGCAACGTCGAGTGGTGCTCCCAGGACCGCGCCGACTGTGACGCCAATGCAGACTGCACAGAGAACGAGGCTGGAACGGACTACGCCTGCTCGTGCCGCGTCGGCTACAAGGGCAGCGGCCACACGAAGGTCGGCGCACAAGACGGCTGCGTTGACATCGACGAGTGCGCAGAAGGCGTCGACCTGTGCCCCCGTGAAggcggcgtgtgcgtgaACACTGCGGGGTCGTACAAGTGCGAGTGCGAGGCCGGATACACGGTGGTGACCAATCCGGATGGCACGATCTCCTGCATCGACATTGACGAGTGCGGCGTGGACGATGCGAACGACTGCGCCAAGggcagcgacggaggcgtcTGCACCAACACAGTCGGGTCGTACGCCTGCTCTTGCCTTCAAGGCTACACGCCTTCTGAGGACGGCAAGACTTGCACGGACATTGACGAGTGCGCGACCAACACCGCGGGATGCGCTGAGCACTCGACTTGCCAAAACACTCCAGGCAGCTTCGAGTGCGTCTGCGACGCTGGATTCCAGAAGGTCAACGGCTCGCAGACCGTGTGCGAAGACATCGATGAGTGCACATCAGGAGCTGCAGCCACCCCTGCGAACGGTACATGCGTCAACACCGTTGGAGGCGTCGAGTTTTCCTGCAACGCTGGCTACGAGAAGAAGGATGGCGCTTGCGTGAAGGTCGACTACTGCGGGCAGGGCGGCTGCCACTCTCTGGCCACGTGTACTGAAACCGAGGACGGCACCGACTACACGTGCACTTGCCCGCAAGGCTACACCACTGCcaacggcggccgcggcgagcagggATGCATCGATGTCGATGAGTGCGGGGAGAACCAGTGCGCGAGCTTCGGCTCCGAAGGTGTGATTTGCAATAACACCATGGGAAGCTTCGAGTGCAAGTGCGCACCGGGTTACCGCCTGGAGGGCGAGCAGTGCAAGGAAATCGATGAATGCGCCGACTCCAGCTCGAACGACTGTGCCGCTCAGGGCGGCGTTTGCACGAACATTCCTGGTGCATACTCATGCACGTGCGAGGCTGGATACAACCAACAGGGCCACGACTGCGTTGACATCGACGAGTGCACGAGTGGCGAGCCGTGCGGACCCAACTCGGTCTGCGAGAACACTACCGGTTCGTACAACTGTTCGTGCCAGCCTGGCTTCGAGTTGAGGGACGGCGTGTGCGCTGACATCGACGAGTGCGCGGAGAGCTCGACCAACGAGTGCCACAGCCACAAGGCGTCTTGCGTCAACATCCCGGGGTCGTACACGTGCGAGTGCCTGTCAGGCTTCATCGGCGATGGCAAGAGCTGCGTCAGTAAGTCGACTCTGGGGTTTGCCTGCTGCTTGAGAGAGTTGcccccgccagccgcgaATTAAAAGTCGAACGTCGCATGCATACTGATATCTGGTGGTCTTTGCCCCTGTCCCGAGATGCTAGCGTGTGTGTGGCGTTGTGCATGGGCTCCAGACGTGAACGAATGCGAGGGCGTGCACACCTGCCCGGTCAACGCCCACTGCGTGGACGCCGATGGATCCTACAAGTGCGAGTGCGACAACGGCTACGTTGCCTCGGGCGAAGGCAGCACTTTGTCTTGCGTCGATCGGGACGAGTGCGAGGTCGCAGACGTGTGCGGCGAGAATGCTACTTGCGTCAACGAACCAGGATCTTACACGTGCGCGTGCAAACCCGGCTTccacgacgacggcggcaaCTGCGTCCACACTGACTTCTGCACCGAGGGTGAGACTTCCCCGTGCTCTCCTAACGCGTCGTGCGAGAACCACGACAAGGCAGTCTGCACATGCAAGGAAGGCTtcgaaggcgacggcaacTCCTGCGCAGATATCGACGAGTGCGCGACCCAGACCGACAGCTGCGACCCGCACGCCCACTGCACAAACACGGAAGGCAGCTACACGTGCGAGTGCGGAACCGGTTacagcggagacggcaaGCACTGCCAGGACATCAACGAGTGCGAGTCTGGCGAGCAGCTCTGCGACTCGAACGCGGTTTGTGAGAACACGCCGGGATCCTTCTTGTGCCGCTGCAACACTGGCTACATGGGCGACGGCAAGAGCTGCGTCTCCGTGGACATGGTGCCCTCTCAGGACTTCTGCGTCAGCTGGGGCCCGTGGTCGATGTGCGATCAAGAGGGCGTCCAGACCCGCACGTGCCTCGGCCTGCCGGAGAAGGTGGAGAAGCTGCCGTGCTCCGCTGAGCAAGTGACGCTGCCGCCCGTCTGCCAACCGGGTcaaggcgagggcgaggatgCTGAACACCCGTGCGGACCGTGGGGCTCCTGGAGCGAGTGCCCGGGCGAGGCCAACAACATGAGCACCCGTCGCCGCCAAAACACCGAGTCTCCGGAATGCGCGAACCAAGTGCAAGTCCTGGAGTGCCCGAAGGAAGGTAACGACTTCCCAGCTGGGTTCGGAGAGTCAGGCGAGTGTAGCTCTGAAAGCGTGCATGCAGTCGGTCCGTGAGTGTGGCCGAAGCTCGACCGACGACGGACCTGAAAGGCCCACGAGGGTTTCTGCGTGCAGTGTCGCAGCTCAGTGCCGTGTTAGAGTGACTAATGCCAACTGTGCTGCGAGTTTCTCATGAAGGCTGTCCCTGCAGCCACCAAAATTGCGTCGCCGTACGCCGGCACCTTTGCACGTACGTGTCGGACTGGCGTTGTGCGCGCGTGCAGCTATCGAAAGCGCATGCGGACCGTGGGAAGAGTGGACCGAGTGTGGCTTGCCAATCGAGAGCATGATGATGACGACCCGCGAGCAATGTTCGTCTGAGAAGATCTTCGCCGACTGCCCCGCAAGCAacgtcggcggcgctgaggacggcagctgcagatcCTGGAGCGCGTGGTCTCTCTGCGAGCCAGTGCAGGACGGCCTGCACCAGCAGACCCGCTCCTGCCTGCAAAACGACACCACCGAAGTCAGGTTCTGCTTCCCGGATGGCCACGAGACTGAGACCGAGTCCACCTGTAAGTCGTGCCAGGGTCGCAGGAGCCTGTGCCCCCAAAGGGCATGCGCTGAAGGCGTTCGCGGCGTGACCACCACCTTCTGCAGTCAGGTCGCTGCGTGCTCTGGCAGTAACAGCAGGGCTGGAACTACAGTGAGGCGTGCTCGGTGCGTTGTGATGTGCGATCCAGGTGGCTCGCTCAGCGAGTGGAGCGAATGCGCAGGCCACATGCAGGAGAGGAGCTACTCGGAGTGCCCGAACCTCAAAGAAGTTCGCCATTGCGAGAGTAAGCGCGATATGCGGTTCTTCGAATTGCGTCTGAGAGGGCTGAGAGGGGCGACGTGAGGACGCGGGGTGCCGTACGGAATGGACCAACAACGCTGCGAGTTGTTGTGCCGCACATGTGGGGACCAGCCAGTCAGAGTCGCATGCTTGCAAAGCTGAAAAGCGTGCAAAGGCGTATTCGGCAGCCCTGTGTGTATGCGCGTCTGCTACAGCGGAAGTGTGTGAGGCCTTCGGTGCTTGGACGGAATGTGGCAACCCGAAGCCGGAACTCCGCATCCGCGTGAGAGACCAATGTGACAACGTCAAGTGCCTGTGCGCCGAATCTGAGATCTGCAAGGAGGGGACCACCGAGGTCCCGCCCACTGAAGAACTCCtgcccccgactggagagatccagcccccgtacggagaagtc
Proteins encoded:
- a CDS encoding microneme protein MIC12 (encoded by transcript BESB_029460), which translates into the protein MALRRSSVAVATLCVAIGILSIRGPQGALAEECPAVFTRWTYCDEHSFMQERHNVRCGDVVETRECSKPPSCGEFTPWTPSMEDCKGHEIQTRYRAGCDHHVERRQCPNKEECVGGWTPWTFCNSKGLQERHNASCSLVEVRECGAADSTCGAWSPWSPHLPSWNECVGGVVYRRQREHCDREEVRVCPKFDCSTCSQHATCDKLEGVCKCREGFHGDGITCEPQNPCKDHTCSENAVCLADGQNSKCKCNRGWDGKDGSGSTDDPCVDRDECATNTHQCPAHSVCRNTEGSYECDCKPGYQKTDSGSCEDVNECQGEHMCDPRATCVNTTGSFECVCNDGFRMNLETKTCEDIDECASGTACSTHALCTNNEGSFTCACPEGYRGDGTIESPCRKIDYCVEGLDDCTENSTCRNETVGFSCVCNPGYSGNGKPDSPCIDVDECNKDTPQNDCDTNALCVNTDGSYECQCNAGFTGEGKGADSCTDVNECADGSAGCSADATCTNIPGSYTCACNDGFSGDGKTCTDNDECAANPCHQSATCENAAGSYTCTCNPGFSGDGKTCTDINECADNEDACGEHTECHNTPGSWVCRCLSGYGNMDDSRTCHDIDECAVTPELTPANASCKNTEGGFEWECNAGYERRGLGCQKINFCAQSNCSPHATCQEVNNGTSYECTCIEGYVGDGLGAGGCQDRDECQTENNCSSPAEGGVCTNTPGSYSCGCSDGYELLPTGKCQDIDECASKHACHASAECKNTAGSYECACKTGFQGDGRSCEDVDECATNAHQCGVHATCTNTVGSYVCTCAEGFAHNEGDAFACHDIDECALKKSDCSPHATCKNVEGSFECTCNDGFEGNGKECSNVEWCSQDRADCDANADCTENEAGTDYACSCRVGYKGSGHTKVGAQDGCVDIDECAEGVDLCPREGGVCVNTAGSYKCECEAGYTVVTNPDGTISCIDIDECGVDDANDCAKGSDGGVCTNTVGSYACSCLQGYTPSEDGKTCTDIDECATNTAGCAEHSTCQNTPGSFECVCDAGFQKVNGSQTVCEDIDECTSGAAATPANGTCVNTVGGVEFSCNAGYEKKDGACVKVDYCGQGGCHSLATCTETEDGTDYTCTCPQGYTTANGGRGEQGCIDVDECGENQCASFGSEGVICNNTMGSFECKCAPGYRLEGEQCKEIDECADSSSNDCAAQGGVCTNIPGAYSCTCEAGYNQQGHDCVDIDECTSGEPCGPNSVCENTTGSYNCSCQPGFELRDGVCADIDECAESSTNECHSHKASCVNIPGSYTCECLSGFIGDGKSCVNVNECEGVHTCPVNAHCVDADGSYKCECDNGYVASGEGSTLSCVDRDECEVADVCGENATCVNEPGSYTCACKPGFHDDGGNCVHTDFCTEGETSPCSPNASCENHDKAVCTCKEGFEGDGNSCADIDECATQTDSCDPHAHCTNTEGSYTCECGTGYSGDGKHCQDINECESGEQLCDSNAVCENTPGSFLCRCNTGYMGDGKSCVSVDMVPSQDFCVSWGPWSMCDQEGVQTRTCLGLPEKVEKLPCSAEQVTLPPVCQPGQGEGEDAEHPCGPWGSWSECPGEANNMSTRRRQNTESPECANQVQVLECPKEAIESACGPWEEWTECGLPIESMMMTTREQCSSEKIFADCPASNVGGAEDGSCRSWSAWSLCEPVQDGLHQQTRSCLQNDTTEVRFCFPDGHETETESTCKSCQGGSLSEWSECAGHMQERSYSECPNLKEVRHCETEVCEAFGAWTECGNPKPELRIRVRDQCDNVKCLCAESEICKEGTTEVPPTEELLPPTGEIQPPYGEVEPPYGEIQPPYGEVEPPTGEIQPPYGEVEPPYGEIQPPYGEVEPPTGEIQPPYGEVEPPTGEIQPPYGEVEPPTEEVEPPYGEVEPPTGEVEPPYGEVEPPTGEIQPPYGEVEPPTGEIEPPYGEVEPPYGEVEPPTGEIQPPYGEVEPPTGEIQPPTGEMEPPTGEIEPPTGEIEPPTTGGEGEQGEPGVDESTEEGPIEEEDTSTEGSNSEKEEGGPPTAAIAGGVVGGVLLLAAAIGAGMYASGGAAAKQKASRSCSKAQKKVV